A window of Oncorhynchus nerka isolate Pitt River linkage group LG4, Oner_Uvic_2.0, whole genome shotgun sequence contains these coding sequences:
- the LOC115126322 gene encoding tyrosine-protein phosphatase non-receptor type 11: MTSRRWFHPNITGVEAENLLLTRGVDGSFLARPSKSNPGDFTLSVRRNGAVTHIKIQNTGDYYDLYGGEKFATLAELVQYYMEHHGQLKEKNGDVIELKYPLNCADPTSERWFHGHLSGREAEKLLTEKGKNGSFLVRESQSHPGDFVLSVRTGDDKTDSSDGKPKVTHVMIRCQHDLKYDVGGGEKFDSLTDLVEHYKKNPMVETLGTVLQLKQPLNTTRINAAEIESRVRELSKLAEATDKVKQGFWEEFETLQQQECKLLYSRKEGQRAENKNKNRYKNILPFDHTRVVLNDGDGSEAGSDYINANLIMVVTDVMPELESKCNSTKPKKSYIATQGCLQNTISDFWRMVFQENSRVIVMTTKEVERGKSKCVKYWPDMSALKEYGIMRVRNVKETSAHDYILRELKLSKVGQGNTERTVWQYHFRAWPDHGVPTDPGGVLDFLEEVNLKQESILEAGPIVVHCSAGIGRTGTFIVIDILIDVIREKGVDCDIDVPKSIQMVRSQRSGMVQTEAQYRFIYMAVQHYIETLQRRIEEEQKSKIKGREYTNIKYSLSDLTGGDQLQSPLPPCTPSPTPNCTEMREDSSRVYENVGLMQQQKSYR, encoded by the exons ATGACATCTCGGAG GTGGTTCCACCCCAATATCACGGGGGTGGAGGCTGAGAATCTGCTGCTGACACGGGGGGTGGACGGGAGCTTCCTGGCCCGACCCAGCAAGAGCAACCCTGGAGACTTCACCCTCTCTGTCAG ACGTAACGGAGCTGTCACCCATATTAAGATCCAGAACACAGGGGATTACTATGACCTGTACGGGGGGGAGAAGTTTGCCACCCTGGCTGAGCTGGTTCAGTACTACATGGAGCACCACGGCCAACTCAAGGAGAAGAATGGAGATGTCATCGAGCTCAAATACCCCCTCAACTGTGCTGACCCCACCTCTGAGAG GTGGTTCCATGGTCACCTGTCAGGCCGCGAGGCTGAGAAGCTGCTGACAGAGAAGGGGAAAAACGGTAGTTTCCTGgtcagagagagccagagccaccCTGGAGACTTCGTTCTGTCCGTCCGTACCGGTGACGACAAGACAGACAGCAGCGATGGCAAGCCTAAGGTCACGCACGTCATGATCCGCTGCCAG CATGACCTGAAGTATGACgtgggtggaggagagaaatTTGATTCTCTGACAGACCTGGTAGAGCACTATAAGAAGAACCCCATGGTGGAGACACTGGGCACGGTGCTGCAACTCAAACAG CCCCTGAACACCACTCGTATCAACGCAGCGGAGATCGAGAGTAGAGTGAGAGAGCTTAGTAAACTGGCCGAGGCCACGGACAAGGTCAAACAGGGCTTCTGGGAAGAGTTTGAG ACTTTGCAGCAGCAGGAGTGTAAGCTGCTATACAGCCGCaaggagggacagagagcagagaacaagAACAAGAACCGATACAAGAACATTCTTCCCT tTGATCACACTCGTGTGGTGCTGAACGATGGGGATGGATCTGAGGCTGGTTCTGACTATATCAATGCTAATCTCATCATGGTAGTAACGGACGTCATG ccgGAGTTGGAGTCCAAGTGTAACAGCACCAAGCCGAAGAAGTCGTACATCGCCACGCAGGGCtgtctacagaacaccatcagtGACTTCTGGAGGATGGTGTTCCAGGAGAATTCCCGGGTCATCGTCATGACTAccaaggaggtggagagaggaaag AGTAAGTGTGTGAAGTACTGGCCAGACATGTCAGCTCTGAAGGAGTATGGAATCATGCGTGTCCGCAACGTCAAAGAGACGTCCGCTCACGACTACATCCTGCGAGAACTCAAACTGTCCAAGGtcggacag GGTAACACAGAGCGGACAGTGTGGCAGTACCATTTCAGAGCGTGGCCGGACCATGGTGTCCCTACAGACCCCGGGGGTGTTCTGGACTTCCTAGAGGAGGTCAACCTCAAACAGGAGAGCATTCTAGAGGCAGGACCCATAGTGGTGCACTGCAG tgctgGTATCGGGCGGACAGGAACGTTCATAGTGATTGACATCCTCATTGATGTCATCAGGGAAAAAG GAGTGGACTGTGACATAGACGTTCCTAAGAGCATCCAGATGGTTCGTTCCCAGCGGTCTGGGATGGTTCAGACTGAGGCCCAGTACAGGTTCATCTACATGGCTGTCcagcactacatagagacactgcAGAGACGCATAGAGgaggaacag AAGAGTAAGATAAAGGGGAGGGAGTACACCAACATTAAGTATTCTCTATCTGACCTGACGGGTGGAGACCAGCTGCAGAGCCCTCTGCCTCCCTGCACCCCCAGCCCCACCCCCAACTGCACAGA GATGAGGGAGGACAGCTCTAGAGTGTATGAGAACGTCGGTCTGATGCAGCAGCAGAAGAGCTACAGATGA